The Neodiprion fabricii isolate iyNeoFabr1 chromosome 4, iyNeoFabr1.1, whole genome shotgun sequence genome window below encodes:
- the LOC124181170 gene encoding tyrosine-protein phosphatase corkscrew isoform X2 produces the protein MGRGYDCSFLARPSSSNPANFTLSVRRNGEVTHIKIQNTGDFYDLYGGEKFATLSELVQYYMENGGQLREKNGEVIELRYPLNCADPTTERWFHGHLSGKEAERLMVERGKNGSFLVRESQSKPGDFVLSVRTDDRVTHVMIRSQDNGFDVGGGDKFDSLSDLIEHYKRNPMVETSGTVVHLRQPFNATRINASGIESRVRQLHKENGWYNASGGCTNGTGNGAGGSVKGKAGFWEEFESLQQLECGHLFSRKEGQRPENRAKNRYKNILPFDHTRVRLKDVDPNTPGADYINANYIRTEEGDNAASTGAGVGDAGSSTKCYIATQGCLPNTIQDFWHMVYQENTRVIVMTTKEMERGKNKCARYWPEEGEQAEYGEWRVRTFGHISTADYTLREFLLSGVKPQHSEPRKIYHYHFQAWPDHGVPSDPGCVLNFLHDVNARQIAAAAVPSSNNIGAPGIGPILVHCSAGIGRTGTFIVIDMILDQIKRHGLECEIDIQRTIQKVRSQRSGMVQTEAQYKFVYLAVLHYIETVSQRMLAQQKASQLGREYTNIRYSDETNVAVSSGSGDASSPTPTLVAFPTPTNITLSTTVGSLRPK, from the exons atgGGACGTGGATATGACTGCTCTTTCTTAGCAAGGCCCAGTTCATCTAATCCTGCAAACTTCACACTGTCAGTGAG ACGAAATGGGGAAGTGACCCATATCAAAATTCAGAATACAGGAGATTTTTACGATCTTTATGGTGGAGAAAAGTTTGCAACATTGTCCGAGCTTGTCCAGTACTATATGGAAAATGGTGGACAATTACGCGAGAAAAATGGAGAAGTGATTGAACTGCGATATCCTCTAAACTGCGCAGATCCAACTACTGAGAG GTGGTTTCACGGACACCTGTCGGGAAAAGAAGCAGAACGATTGATGGTAGAACGTGGAAAAAACGGTTCATTTCTTGTGCGAGAATCTCAAAGCAAGCCGGGTGATTTTGTTTTGTCCGTGCGCACCGACGATCGCGTAACTCACGTCATGATACGTTCACAG GACAATGGATTTGACGTAGGCGGCGGTGATAAATTTGACAGTTTAAGCGATCTTATAGAACATTATAAACGCAATCCAATGGTAGAAACAAGTGGAACTGTTGTTCACCTACG GCAACCATTCAATGCAACTCGTATTAATGCAAGCGGAATTGAGAGCAGAGTACGACAGTTGCATAAAGAGAACGGGTGGTACAATGCTTCTGGGGGTTGCACTAATGGAACAGGAAATGGCGCGGGGGGTTCTGTCAAAGGAAAAGCTGGCTTTTGGGAAGAATTTGAGTCGTTGCAGCAACTTGAATGTGGTCATTTATTCTCTCGAAAGGAAGGTCAACGTCCAGAGAACCGAGCAAAAAATCGCTACAAGAATATATTACCTT TTGATCACACAAGAGTACGCTTAAAAGATGTGGATCCTAATACTCCAGGGGCTGACTACATCAATGCCAACTATATACGA ACTGAAGAAGGTGATAATGCTGCATCCACTGGTGCTGGAGTGGGTGATGCTGGATCATCAACCAAATGTTATATAGCTACTCAAGGGTGCCTTCCTAATACTATTCAAGATTTCTGGCACATGGTATACCAAGAAAATACTCGTGTTATTGTGATGACAACAAAGGAAATGGAGAGGGGAAAG AACAAGTGTGCTCGCTATTGGCCAGAGGAAGGTGAGCAAGCTGAATATGGAGAATGGAGAGTGCGCACTTTTGGTCATATATCAACAGCGGATTATACTCTTCGCGAGTTTCTCCTAAGTGGAGTCAAACCGCAGCATTCTGAACCCAGAAAAATTTACCATTACCACTTTCAA GCGTGGCCGGATCATGGAGTCCCTTCGGACCCTGGCTGCGTCTTGAACTTTCTCCACGACGTGAATGCCAGACAAATTGCTGCGGCTGCTGTGCCTAGTAGCAATAATATTGGTGCTCCTGGAATCGGACCCATTCTTGTACACTGCAGTGCTGGTATCGGACGCACAGGCACTTTTATTGTCATCGACATGATCTTAGATCAAATCAAACGACATG gacTGGAATGTGAAATCGACATCCAACGTACAATTCAAAAGGTGCGAAGCCAACGCTCAGGAATGGTTCAGACCGAAGCTCAGTACAAGTTTGTGTATCTAGCTGTTCTACACTACATTGAAACAGTTTCACAACGCATGTTGGCACAGCAg AAAGCATCACAGTTGGGTCGTGAGTACACAAACATCCGATATTCCGATGAAACCAATGTTGCAGTAAGTAGTGGATCAGGAGATGCCTCATCTCCTACGCCAACTCTTGTTGCTTTCCCAACCCCGACGAATATCACACTTTCCACTACAGTCGGTTCGCTTAGGCCAAAGTAA
- the LOC124181170 gene encoding tyrosine-protein phosphatase corkscrew isoform X1, which yields MLTGYNRSCDMASRRWFHPNISGLEAEKLLMGRGYDCSFLARPSSSNPANFTLSVRRNGEVTHIKIQNTGDFYDLYGGEKFATLSELVQYYMENGGQLREKNGEVIELRYPLNCADPTTERWFHGHLSGKEAERLMVERGKNGSFLVRESQSKPGDFVLSVRTDDRVTHVMIRSQDNGFDVGGGDKFDSLSDLIEHYKRNPMVETSGTVVHLRQPFNATRINASGIESRVRQLHKENGWYNASGGCTNGTGNGAGGSVKGKAGFWEEFESLQQLECGHLFSRKEGQRPENRAKNRYKNILPFDHTRVRLKDVDPNTPGADYINANYIRTEEGDNAASTGAGVGDAGSSTKCYIATQGCLPNTIQDFWHMVYQENTRVIVMTTKEMERGKNKCARYWPEEGEQAEYGEWRVRTFGHISTADYTLREFLLSGVKPQHSEPRKIYHYHFQAWPDHGVPSDPGCVLNFLHDVNARQIAAAAVPSSNNIGAPGIGPILVHCSAGIGRTGTFIVIDMILDQIKRHGLECEIDIQRTIQKVRSQRSGMVQTEAQYKFVYLAVLHYIETVSQRMLAQQKASQLGREYTNIRYSDETNVAVSSGSGDASSPTPTLVAFPTPTNITLSTTVGSLRPK from the exons ATGTTGACTGGTTACAATCGTAGTTGCGACATGGCATCCCGCAG ATGGTTTCATCCCAATATATCAGGTTTGGAAGcggaaaaattgttgatgGGACGTGGATATGACTGCTCTTTCTTAGCAAGGCCCAGTTCATCTAATCCTGCAAACTTCACACTGTCAGTGAG ACGAAATGGGGAAGTGACCCATATCAAAATTCAGAATACAGGAGATTTTTACGATCTTTATGGTGGAGAAAAGTTTGCAACATTGTCCGAGCTTGTCCAGTACTATATGGAAAATGGTGGACAATTACGCGAGAAAAATGGAGAAGTGATTGAACTGCGATATCCTCTAAACTGCGCAGATCCAACTACTGAGAG GTGGTTTCACGGACACCTGTCGGGAAAAGAAGCAGAACGATTGATGGTAGAACGTGGAAAAAACGGTTCATTTCTTGTGCGAGAATCTCAAAGCAAGCCGGGTGATTTTGTTTTGTCCGTGCGCACCGACGATCGCGTAACTCACGTCATGATACGTTCACAG GACAATGGATTTGACGTAGGCGGCGGTGATAAATTTGACAGTTTAAGCGATCTTATAGAACATTATAAACGCAATCCAATGGTAGAAACAAGTGGAACTGTTGTTCACCTACG GCAACCATTCAATGCAACTCGTATTAATGCAAGCGGAATTGAGAGCAGAGTACGACAGTTGCATAAAGAGAACGGGTGGTACAATGCTTCTGGGGGTTGCACTAATGGAACAGGAAATGGCGCGGGGGGTTCTGTCAAAGGAAAAGCTGGCTTTTGGGAAGAATTTGAGTCGTTGCAGCAACTTGAATGTGGTCATTTATTCTCTCGAAAGGAAGGTCAACGTCCAGAGAACCGAGCAAAAAATCGCTACAAGAATATATTACCTT TTGATCACACAAGAGTACGCTTAAAAGATGTGGATCCTAATACTCCAGGGGCTGACTACATCAATGCCAACTATATACGA ACTGAAGAAGGTGATAATGCTGCATCCACTGGTGCTGGAGTGGGTGATGCTGGATCATCAACCAAATGTTATATAGCTACTCAAGGGTGCCTTCCTAATACTATTCAAGATTTCTGGCACATGGTATACCAAGAAAATACTCGTGTTATTGTGATGACAACAAAGGAAATGGAGAGGGGAAAG AACAAGTGTGCTCGCTATTGGCCAGAGGAAGGTGAGCAAGCTGAATATGGAGAATGGAGAGTGCGCACTTTTGGTCATATATCAACAGCGGATTATACTCTTCGCGAGTTTCTCCTAAGTGGAGTCAAACCGCAGCATTCTGAACCCAGAAAAATTTACCATTACCACTTTCAA GCGTGGCCGGATCATGGAGTCCCTTCGGACCCTGGCTGCGTCTTGAACTTTCTCCACGACGTGAATGCCAGACAAATTGCTGCGGCTGCTGTGCCTAGTAGCAATAATATTGGTGCTCCTGGAATCGGACCCATTCTTGTACACTGCAGTGCTGGTATCGGACGCACAGGCACTTTTATTGTCATCGACATGATCTTAGATCAAATCAAACGACATG gacTGGAATGTGAAATCGACATCCAACGTACAATTCAAAAGGTGCGAAGCCAACGCTCAGGAATGGTTCAGACCGAAGCTCAGTACAAGTTTGTGTATCTAGCTGTTCTACACTACATTGAAACAGTTTCACAACGCATGTTGGCACAGCAg AAAGCATCACAGTTGGGTCGTGAGTACACAAACATCCGATATTCCGATGAAACCAATGTTGCAGTAAGTAGTGGATCAGGAGATGCCTCATCTCCTACGCCAACTCTTGTTGCTTTCCCAACCCCGACGAATATCACACTTTCCACTACAGTCGGTTCGCTTAGGCCAAAGTAA
- the LOC124181170 gene encoding tyrosine-protein phosphatase corkscrew isoform X3 has product MIFRRNGEVTHIKIQNTGDFYDLYGGEKFATLSELVQYYMENGGQLREKNGEVIELRYPLNCADPTTERWFHGHLSGKEAERLMVERGKNGSFLVRESQSKPGDFVLSVRTDDRVTHVMIRSQDNGFDVGGGDKFDSLSDLIEHYKRNPMVETSGTVVHLRQPFNATRINASGIESRVRQLHKENGWYNASGGCTNGTGNGAGGSVKGKAGFWEEFESLQQLECGHLFSRKEGQRPENRAKNRYKNILPFDHTRVRLKDVDPNTPGADYINANYIRTEEGDNAASTGAGVGDAGSSTKCYIATQGCLPNTIQDFWHMVYQENTRVIVMTTKEMERGKNKCARYWPEEGEQAEYGEWRVRTFGHISTADYTLREFLLSGVKPQHSEPRKIYHYHFQAWPDHGVPSDPGCVLNFLHDVNARQIAAAAVPSSNNIGAPGIGPILVHCSAGIGRTGTFIVIDMILDQIKRHGLECEIDIQRTIQKVRSQRSGMVQTEAQYKFVYLAVLHYIETVSQRMLAQQKASQLGREYTNIRYSDETNVAVSSGSGDASSPTPTLVAFPTPTNITLSTTVGSLRPK; this is encoded by the exons ATGATTTTTAGACGAAATGGGGAAGTGACCCATATCAAAATTCAGAATACAGGAGATTTTTACGATCTTTATGGTGGAGAAAAGTTTGCAACATTGTCCGAGCTTGTCCAGTACTATATGGAAAATGGTGGACAATTACGCGAGAAAAATGGAGAAGTGATTGAACTGCGATATCCTCTAAACTGCGCAGATCCAACTACTGAGAG GTGGTTTCACGGACACCTGTCGGGAAAAGAAGCAGAACGATTGATGGTAGAACGTGGAAAAAACGGTTCATTTCTTGTGCGAGAATCTCAAAGCAAGCCGGGTGATTTTGTTTTGTCCGTGCGCACCGACGATCGCGTAACTCACGTCATGATACGTTCACAG GACAATGGATTTGACGTAGGCGGCGGTGATAAATTTGACAGTTTAAGCGATCTTATAGAACATTATAAACGCAATCCAATGGTAGAAACAAGTGGAACTGTTGTTCACCTACG GCAACCATTCAATGCAACTCGTATTAATGCAAGCGGAATTGAGAGCAGAGTACGACAGTTGCATAAAGAGAACGGGTGGTACAATGCTTCTGGGGGTTGCACTAATGGAACAGGAAATGGCGCGGGGGGTTCTGTCAAAGGAAAAGCTGGCTTTTGGGAAGAATTTGAGTCGTTGCAGCAACTTGAATGTGGTCATTTATTCTCTCGAAAGGAAGGTCAACGTCCAGAGAACCGAGCAAAAAATCGCTACAAGAATATATTACCTT TTGATCACACAAGAGTACGCTTAAAAGATGTGGATCCTAATACTCCAGGGGCTGACTACATCAATGCCAACTATATACGA ACTGAAGAAGGTGATAATGCTGCATCCACTGGTGCTGGAGTGGGTGATGCTGGATCATCAACCAAATGTTATATAGCTACTCAAGGGTGCCTTCCTAATACTATTCAAGATTTCTGGCACATGGTATACCAAGAAAATACTCGTGTTATTGTGATGACAACAAAGGAAATGGAGAGGGGAAAG AACAAGTGTGCTCGCTATTGGCCAGAGGAAGGTGAGCAAGCTGAATATGGAGAATGGAGAGTGCGCACTTTTGGTCATATATCAACAGCGGATTATACTCTTCGCGAGTTTCTCCTAAGTGGAGTCAAACCGCAGCATTCTGAACCCAGAAAAATTTACCATTACCACTTTCAA GCGTGGCCGGATCATGGAGTCCCTTCGGACCCTGGCTGCGTCTTGAACTTTCTCCACGACGTGAATGCCAGACAAATTGCTGCGGCTGCTGTGCCTAGTAGCAATAATATTGGTGCTCCTGGAATCGGACCCATTCTTGTACACTGCAGTGCTGGTATCGGACGCACAGGCACTTTTATTGTCATCGACATGATCTTAGATCAAATCAAACGACATG gacTGGAATGTGAAATCGACATCCAACGTACAATTCAAAAGGTGCGAAGCCAACGCTCAGGAATGGTTCAGACCGAAGCTCAGTACAAGTTTGTGTATCTAGCTGTTCTACACTACATTGAAACAGTTTCACAACGCATGTTGGCACAGCAg AAAGCATCACAGTTGGGTCGTGAGTACACAAACATCCGATATTCCGATGAAACCAATGTTGCAGTAAGTAGTGGATCAGGAGATGCCTCATCTCCTACGCCAACTCTTGTTGCTTTCCCAACCCCGACGAATATCACACTTTCCACTACAGTCGGTTCGCTTAGGCCAAAGTAA
- the LOC124181172 gene encoding serine protease easter-like: protein MNPLHLIFAFLVIRISAVDSEKCLTYKGTRGTCVNIKQCPFLLHLLRNRKSFSITSLAIEQLNKSNCGFEKLDPKVCCSSDLDDNDDSPLQKLPTPTNLISNNMIGLSKETSCRTGGGDEGRCINVNECPSLYAILRQESSVTGTGLQILKRSLCGFEKMTPKVCCSDISLPLESITLLSGPDHLTPSHSTREECVTPRGTEGLCVNIKRCQSLFRLLKQSYRLSYEVSQRLNEAHCGFEKMDPKVCCENEEASPSSTSSPPLVDRPIDQQEIPSPPDVTNHPNLGLLEHDVCGPIPEAKIIGGAKTTVFEFPWMALIAYDSGSVLPEFRCGGSLITKKHVLTAAHCVTALPANLRLVGVRLGEHDLSKERDCETDVNGLDINCAQYYQDFSAVGVAVHPDYSRVQQNDDIALILLDEEADFSAANVRPICLPVVPTMTLHSKMIVTGWGATDTGPRSEILQKVTLPIVPNDVCARLYRERNVRISYKQICAGGSNRSDSCSGDSGGPLQALGIYNRQPRNILYGVVSFGPRDCGIEGAPGVYTNVPYYMDWILNTIGTEIYD, encoded by the coding sequence ATGAACCCGCTACATTTGATATTTGCGTTTTTAGTGATACGGATTTCCGCGGTGGATTCGGAAAAATGCTTAACATATAAGGGCACAAGAGGGACCTGTGTCAATATAAAGCAATGCCCGTTTCTGCTGCATCTCTTAAGAAATCGGAAATCATTCTCGATCACGAGCTTAGCGATAGAACAATTAAACAAATCTAACTGTGGCTTTGAAAAACTCGATCCGAAGGTATGTTGCAGTAGTGATCTCGACGATAACGATGATTCCCCGCTTCAAAAGCTGCCCACCCCAACAAACTTAATTTCGAACAATATGATCGGCTTATCGAAAGAGACCTCTTGCCGGACGGGAGGTGGCGATGAAGGCAGGTGTATTAATGTCAACGAATGTCCTTCACTGTACGCAATTCTGAGACAAGAATCATCAGTGACCGGTACTGGTTTGCAAATACTAAAGCGATCGCTGTGcgggtttgaaaaaatgactcCTAAGGTCTGCTGCAGTGATATTTCGCTACCTTTAGAATCTATCACCTTATTATCGGGACCAGATCACCTTACGCCAAGTCACTCGACCCGAGAGGAATGCGTCACTCCACGAGGTACGGAAGGCTTGTGTGTTAACATAAAACGATGCCAATCACTGTTCAGACTATTAAAACAATCGTACAGATTATCGTACGAGGTTTCACAGAGGTTGAACGAAGCGCATTgcggatttgaaaaaatggacCCGAAGGTTTGTTGCGAGAATGAAGAAGCCAGCCCATCAAGCACATCAAGTCCACCGCTCGTCGATCGGCCGATTGACCAGCAGGAGATTCCATCGCCGCCGGATGTAACCAATCATCCTAATCTCGGCCTGCTTGAGCACGACGTTTGCGGTCCTATACCAGAGGCGAAAATTATCGGTGGTGCAAAAACTACCGTCTTCGAATTCCCGTGGATGGCTTTAATCGCCTACGACTCGGGCTCTGTACTTCCGGAGTTTCGCTGTGGCGGTTCTCTGATTACAAAGAAACACGTTTTAACCGCTGCTCATTGCGTTACGGCGCTACCTGCGAATCTACGTCTGGTCGGAGTACGGCTTGGGGAACACGATCTGTCGAAGGAAAGGGATTGCGAAACGGACGTCAACGGGTTGGACATAAACTGCGCTCAATATTATCAAGATTTTTCTGCAGTGGGAGTGGCGGTGCACCCGGATTACTCGAGGGTACAACAGAACGATGACATTGCTTTGATTCTGTTAGACGAGGAGGCGGATTTCAGCGCAGCAAATGTGCGGCCAATTTGTTTACCCGTCGTTCCGACGATGACATTGCATTCAAAGATGATCGTGACGGGCTGGGGTGCGACAGATACAGGCCCGCGAAGCGAAATTTTGCAGAAGGTCACTTTGCCAATCGTTCCCAACGACGTATGTGCCAGATTGTACAGAGAGCGGAACGTAAGAATATCGTACAAACAAATATGCGCCGGAGGCTCGAATCGGTCCGATTCATGTTCCGGAGATAGCGGCGGTCCGCTTCAAGCTCTAGGGATATACAACAGGCAGCCAAGAAACATTCTTTATGGGGTGGTTAGTTTCGGACCAAGAGATTGCGGAATAGAAGGGGCTCCCGGGGTTTACACGAACGTTCCATATTATATGGATTGGATTTTAAATACGATAGGAACAGAGATATATGACTAA
- the LOC124181167 gene encoding putative mediator of RNA polymerase II transcription subunit 12, with amino-acid sequence MTDVKQIEISQPQQPQQQQQQQQQQQPQQPQQQQQPQQQMMMTTQDMQQQNVQQQQQQQVQQQQQQQQQAQQQQVQQQQQQAQQQAQQQQVQQQQVQQQQVQQQQQVQQQQQVQQQQQQLQQQVQQVQQQVQQVQQVQQVQQQQPGNGPHSVVPTQVQVQPQAVAVSMPQQLQGAVTVSMQHQQQQQQQQGVSMTLSGQQGATTITTMAAHPQAVQVIQQPIQNQAYHLQQLYNTQGQPIIMPGNIALHPAGINPSSIQVITAGKPFQSTTQLTPHMLATSSNPGQGGGHPGSGGTKVQGFPGGYLPVPTSANPGGGQTLVFSQLGVLGSPQPPPTLQQQQQTANKQDQVQKYTTCPTGTATGTRSGGMQFAPWPFAQQVAWTGLQPQTLLTPNQIFIRGPAQQDMFIQSPQPIQTHNAMATQQQIQGVQQIAAAGGKPRVIDLQQQQQQQQQQSKQGGGSQRPLNILPSSLQGPNIRPASSVSTQTVHGVQATVHVQGGKAGGGGGKGRGKPIIRTSPGPNAATATTKADAANQTKSNVHHATMIMQQHTVQQQQHHQQQLQQQVQVQQQVPQVQHVQHQIQQQVQQQLQVQQQQQAGNGPHSVVPTQVQVQPQPVTVSMTQQLQGAVSVSMQQPQQQQQPGVAMALSGQQGATTITTMAAHPQVQVIQQPMHSQAYQLQQLYNNQGQPLIMPTKQQQQQYQQQQQAQQQAQQQQQAQQQAQQQQQAQQHQAQQQIQQQQQQQQQQQQQQQQQQQQQQQQQQQQQQQHQQQQQQQQHENMKAIKKEDNTTISQMEVTITQTDNPEVERSKNGIKDETTPTVTPKLEDRGCSNPLAGLANAINSISNGVSTEETTVSVPVPPTVTNKQAPPKAMVKPQVLTHVIEGFVIQEASEPFAVNRSSLTGTVGQVGHDTSNPLNRNNMLLTDKESIDEPPRKKHAPDYSNDGDGNGAIVTKCEACGNLLEDHNGKYKKSKRFCSVLCAKSKRKETSDRENGEKEWAKVDTESKLNNGDTIRKNGEDRSTSVANITGTINADDSATRINPVKWTVNEVCDFIRGLPGCADYAEDFAIQEIDGQALMLLKEDHLMSAMSIKLGPALKIVARIDSMRLDSNLSPSIPSSNNS; translated from the exons ATGACGGATGTTAAGCAAATCGAGATTTCCCAACCTCAGCAAccacaacagcaacaacaacaacaacaacaacaacaaccacaACAAccacagcagcaacagcaaccaCAACAACAAATGATGATGACAACTCAAGACATGCAACAGCAAAACGttcaacaacaacagcaacaacaggttcaacagcaacagcaacagcaacaacaagctCAACAGCAACAGgtacaacaacagcaacaacaagctCAACAACAAGCTCAACAACAACAGGTCCAACAACAACAGGTCCAACAACAACAGgtccaacaacaacaacaggtccaacaacagcaacaggtacaacagcagcagcaacagttACAGCAGCAAGTTCAACAAGTGCAGCAACAAGTCCAACAAGTACAGCAAGTACAACAagtacaacaacaacagccAGGGAATGGGCCACATAGCGTTGTTCCTACACAAGTTCAAGTTCAACCTCAAGCGGTAGCGGTCAGCATGCCACAGCAA TTGCAGGGTGCAGTGACGGTATCTATGCAGCatcaacagcagcagcagcagcagcaaggTGTATCAATGACTTTATCAGGACAACAGGGTGCAACCACAATAACAACCATGGCAGCTCATCCCCAAGCTGTTCAAGTGATACAACAACCTATACAGAATCAGGCGTATCATTTGCAACAACTTTATAATACTCAGGGACAGCCGATAATAATGCCAGGCAATATTGCTCTTCATCCGGCAGGAATAAATCCCTCGTCTATACAG GTAATAACGGCTGGAAAACCATTCCAATCTACGACACAATTAACACCACATATGCTGGCAACATCTTCCAATCCTGGACAGGGAGGTGGGCATCCAGGAAGTGGAGGTACTAAAGTGCAAGGCTTTCCTGGCGGATATCTCCCTGTTCCAACATCTGCCAATCCTGGTGGTGGGCAAACATTGGTTTTTAGTCAACTTGGAGTTCTTGGCTCACCACAACCTCCGCCGACattgcagcagcagcagcagactGCTAATAAACAAGACCAAGTGCAGAAG TATACTACCTGTCCAACGGGAACTGCGACAGGCACACGAAGTGGAGGTATGCAATTTGCCCCCTGGCCGTTTGCTCAACAAGTTGCCTGGACAGGGCTACAACCGCAGACTCTTCTAACTCCAAATCAGATTTTCATCAGAGGGCCAGCACAACAGGATATGTTTATTCAAAGTCCGCAGCCTATCCAGACTCATAATG CTATGGCGACGCAACAGCAAATACAAGGAGTACAGCAAATAGCTGCGGCTGGGGGTAAACCAAGAGTAATTGACttgcaacaacaacaacaacagcaacaacagcaaagCAAACAAGGAGGTGGTAGCCAACGACCACTCAACATTCTTCCATCTTCACTGCAAGGTCCAAATATTCGACCTGCTAGTTCAGTTTCTACGCAGACCGTTCATGGCGTACAGGCCACAGTGCACGTACAG gGTGGAAAAGCCGGAGGCGGAGGTGGCAAAGGTAGAGGTAAACCAATTATTCGGACAAGCCCTGGACCAAATGCAGCAACAGCTACGACCAAAGCGGATGCTGCTAATCAAACAAAATCTAACGTACATCATGCTACAATGATCATGCAGCAACATACTGTTCAGCAACAGCAGCACCACCAGCAGCAATTACAGCAACAAGTACAAGTTCAGCAACAAGTGCCACAGGTGCAACATGTTCAACATCAAATACAACAGCAAGTCCAACAGCAACTGCAagtacaacaacaacaacaggcAGGAAATGGACCACATAGTGTCGTTCCTACGCAAGTTCAAGTTCAGCCTCAGCCAGTTACAGTCAGCATGACTCAGCAA TTGCAAGGTGCAGTTAGTGTGTCAATGCAACAGccacaacaacagcaacaaccaGGTGTTGCTATGGCTTTGTCGGGACAACAGGGTGCAACAACCATAACAACTATGGCGGCGCATCCTCAAGTTCAAGTAATTCAACAACCGATGCACAGTCAAGCCTACCAGTTACAACAGCTTTACAATAATCAAGGGCAACCGCTAATAATGCCGacgaaacaacaacaacagcaatatcaacaacaacagcaagcCCAGCAGCAAGcgcagcaacaacagcaagCCCAGCAGCAAGcacagcaacaacagcaagCACAACAGCACCAGGCTCAACAACAAAtccagcagcagcaacagcagcagcagcagcagcagcagcaacaacaacaacagcaacagcaacaacaacagcaacagcagcagcaacagcaacaacatcagcaacaacagcagcaacaacagcatGAAAATATGAAGGCTATCAAAAAAGAGGACAATACAACCATATCGCAAATGGAGGTCACTATAACTCAGACTGACAATCCTG AAGTCGAACGCAGCAAAAACGGGATCAAGGATGAGACGACACCTACAGTAACTCCAAAGTTGGAAGATAGAGGATGTAGTAACCCTCTTGCAGGTCTTGCTAACGCTATCAATTCTATTTCAAATGGAGTAAGCACAGAAGAAACTACAGTATCAGTGCCAGTACCACCTACTGTGACTAATAAGCAAGCACCGCCCAAGGCTATGGTCAAACCACAAGTGCTTACGCACGTAATAGAAGGATTCGTCATTCAAGAAG CTTCGGAACCATTTGCTGTAAATCGATCATCATTGACTGGAACAGTGGGACAAGTTGGACATGATACGTCAAACCCATTGAACAGAAATAACATGTTATTAACAGACAAAGAGTCCATCGACGAACCTCCCA GGAAAAAGCATGCGCCTGATTATTCGAATGATGGAGATGGGAATGGGGCAATTGTTACAAAATGTGAAGCCTGTGGAAATTTATTGGAAGACCACAATGGAAAATATAAGAAGTCAAAGCGCTTCTGTTCTGTGCTCTGTGCAAAGAG CAAAAGAAAGGAAACTAGCGATCGCGAGAACGGAGAAAAGGAGTGGGCAAAAGTGGACACAGAGTCCAAACTTAACAATGGAGATACGATACGGAAAAATGGAGAAGACAGATCAACATCCGTTGCAAACATTACTGGCACTATTAATGCAGATGATTCGGCAACGCGGATTAATCCTGTGAAGTGGACG GTGAACGAGGTCTGCGATTTCATACGCGGTTTACCAGGATGTGCTGATTATGCCGAAGACTTTGCAATCCAAGAGATTGATGGTCAAGCCCTCATGTTACTAAAAGAAGATCATTTGATGTCAGCGATGAGCATCAAGTTGGGACCAGCACTAAAAATTGTTGCCAGAATTGACTCCATGAGATTGGACTCGAACTTGTCCCCGTCAATTCCATCATCGAACAACTCTTAA